Part of the Fusibacter sp. A1 genome is shown below.
TGAAGCGAAAAAAGTGACTATCAACGGTGAAAGTTACCAGCTGCACGGAATGATGAGTTAAAACAGTCAAAACCACTCAAAGGGATTGAGTGGTTTTTTTATTGTTTAGATTTCAATTCCAATATATTTGAGCTGAAGGTATTCCTCAATTCCGTAGGTGCCGCCTTCTCTTCCATAACCGCTCATCTTAACCCCGCCAAAGGGCGCTTGCGCAGTGCTGATCCTTCCGGTGTTGATACCTATCATGCCGTACTCGAGCGCCTCAGAGACTCTTGTCGCACGGCTGAGACCTTCTGTGAAGGCATAGGCCGACAAACCGTATGGAGTATCATTGGCGATCCTGACGGCTTCCTCTTCCGTTTTAAACGTGATGATCGGAACGACCGGTCCAAACGTTTCCTCATTAGCGATGAGCATCTCACCCGTCACACCTGCAAGTACCGTCGGCGGGTACAAGAAACCTCCCTCGGTCACGTCCTGCCTAAATCCTTTACCGCCCAACAGGCAGGTCGCACCCCGATTTACTGCATCATCGACATGCCTTGAGATTTTGTCAAAACCCGCCTCGTCGATGATCGGTCCCATATCCACCGCCTCTTGTCCGTTACCGACCTTGAGCTCACGCACCTTGACAAGCAATCTTTCCGTGTAAGCCTCTACTATGCTTTCGTGTACGAGCACCCTGTTGGTAGCGATACAAACCTGACCACAGTTTCTGAATTTTGAATCGAGCGTTCCCTGAACCGCCTTCTCAAGATCCGCATCCTCAAAAACGATCAGCGGCGCATGTCCTCCAAGTTCGAGAGATAGCTTCTTGAGTGTTTTTCCTGCCTGACTGGCTAGAAGCTTACCTACTTCGGTTGATCCTGTAAATGAAATCTTGCGGATTCTCTCGTCATCCATCAACACCTTACCGATGAGCGCGGCATCCCCAGTCAGCAGTTGGCAGACGCCTTTGTCAAAGCCTGCCCTGTCTAGCAGCTCAAAGAACTTCACCGCAGTAAAAGGAGTCTGTTCTGCAGGTTTAACGATGACCGTACATCCTGCAGCGAGTGCGGGAGCCATTTTTCTGACAAACATCGCAAGTGGAAAGTTCCATGGGGTGATGATCCCGACAGGTCCTATCGGTTCTTTGAGCACCTTGAGTCTCATGCTGCTGTGCGTGGGTTCCAAAAGGTCGCCTTTTATCCTGATGGCTTCTTCAGCGTACCACTGCACATAGCTTGCGGCGTACCTGACTTCACCGATCGCTTCTGTGTATGGTTTTCCCTGTTCCTCAGTCATGATGGCCGCAAGCTCCGATTCGTGTTCGACCATCAGGGCATAAAGCTTTCTTAAAAGAACGGCGCGTTCATAGCCGTTTGATTTCTTGTAACTGCAAAACGCGTCATATGCGGCGTCGACCGCCTCTTCGCAGTCGCTTACAGACGCGCTGGCCTGTTCTCCTATCGCAGACAGCGTGTAGGGGTTGTTCACCGTAAATTTCCTATTGAACTGCGCATCTTTGAATTCG
Proteins encoded:
- a CDS encoding NAD-dependent succinate-semialdehyde dehydrogenase, with amino-acid sequence MNGRLYIKGEFKDAQFNRKFTVNNPYTLSAIGEQASASVSDCEEAVDAAYDAFCSYKKSNGYERAVLLRKLYALMVEHESELAAIMTEEQGKPYTEAIGEVRYAASYVQWYAEEAIRIKGDLLEPTHSSMRLKVLKEPIGPVGIITPWNFPLAMFVRKMAPALAAGCTVIVKPAEQTPFTAVKFFELLDRAGFDKGVCQLLTGDAALIGKVLMDDERIRKISFTGSTEVGKLLASQAGKTLKKLSLELGGHAPLIVFEDADLEKAVQGTLDSKFRNCGQVCIATNRVLVHESIVEAYTERLLVKVRELKVGNGQEAVDMGPIIDEAGFDKISRHVDDAVNRGATCLLGGKGFRQDVTEGGFLYPPTVLAGVTGEMLIANEETFGPVVPIITFKTEEEAVRIANDTPYGLSAYAFTEGLSRATRVSEALEYGMIGINTGRISTAQAPFGGVKMSGYGREGGTYGIEEYLQLKYIGIEI